Genomic segment of Meles meles chromosome 17, mMelMel3.1 paternal haplotype, whole genome shotgun sequence:
cttcagctcaggttgtgatcccagggttctgggattgtgtcctgtttttccctctgcctctgtctgccactctgcctgcttgtgctcctgtcttctctgacaaatacaatcttttaaaaagtgtaatagAAATTATTAGAAGAGCATCTGGGACCCCAAACCACAAACCAGCAGAGGCCAGGGCAATGTAATTACATTATTGTGCATGCACAAGTGGGctcaaggacagagggagaagcagactccccgccaagcagggagcctgacccgggACTTgaccctgggactctgggatcatgacctgaaccaaaggcagaagctcaaccgactaagccacccccTGAACTGTAATAACCTGATGGCAAACCAGGCCATACGACCAGTGAGGAAAACACGGGGTCAGCCTAGAAGCCACACCTGGAATGTAAGAACCACTTCCCAATCCGCTGAGGGAGCAACTTCaaagaccacccccccccccacgttcTCAAAGACGCTACCACAGTCAGCTGAGCTCCTACGTCGCTGTCTGGGTGTGACTTGTGGAAGGATGCTGGATCTCGTTCTCCGTCCACGACCGTGACTGTTATCATCACGGTCATACTGCAGGGCACTGATCTTCGTGTGTTGAACCAACCTCACATTCTTGAGCTcaatcccctccccccagtcGCGGTACAGAAATCCTACACTCGGGTTATTACTCCACGGTTACACCTCTGCATCTATGTTCCTAGGGATATGGGGGCGCTCCTGCGAggtctgtctggttttggtgttGGCCTAATACTGAGCACTGTCAAGAGTCGAGAAGTGTTTCCTCCTTTGAATGCTGGGCAGCACTGACCCACGAGGCCATCAGGCCCAGGGCGAGGTCTGGCTACTATGGtgctccttccttctgctggaagCAGATGGCATAAGAGTAGGGATTACCTGGCCGTAGTCGATCTCCAGAGGGTAGAACTTTTTGGGATACTTTGTGAAGTTCTTAGAGTGCCAGGCATTCCCAGTTTTCTCTTCATACAGCTTCATGAAGTGCTCGATGGCATCCTCTTTGGACGGCACCTGCTCTAGTTTGTTGCTGCCGATGACGGTGCCCACGCGGCCCCACGACCTGAAGATCCAGTAGCTGCGAGGgcacggggtggggaggagagaaggaggatcACACACAGACCCGCGGGCCGGCCGCTCTTGTGCTGGGAGCAGATTCCCTGCGTTCTGCCTGGGGACACAGAGCTGCGGCCCCCAAGATGATGCCACGGACACAGAGGAACAAAGGAAACACGGCAATGAAAGACCTTCACTTGTGAGGAAAtggagggttggaactttcaagAACTGCCATTCGAATCGTATTGGTGAACGGACCCAGAAAGTGCCAAAGCGCAGGTTACCCTCAATCTGCCAGCCAAGCTCACAGAACAAGCATATAAACTCTGACTATAAAATAAACACCCATCTCACTCCTcaaagaaacaaagcaagcaTTGCTTGGAAGTCTTGTGCTCAAGATATACAACCATGAGCGACAAAACCGAGATACTGGAGCCTCTGGGCTCAGATGCAACGGGcttgggtggggtgtgtgtgcgtgtcagAGGCATGCAGGCTGAGGCCACTGCTCTTGGTTCCCATGGCAACTGGGGGCCCACACCACTGGCACCCTAGGTGCCACACCGCTTGGCTTTGGGGGATCCATTTTTCTTGGTGGAAAGAACACATAACTTTTAACATCCCGACAGAGatgccccctgggtggctcagttggttaaacaactggtgtcagctcaggtcatgaactcagggtcatgggactgaaccccatgtcaggcctCTCCCTTagcctctgcccctaccctgtgctcgtgctctctcaaacaaataagatcttaaacATTCTCTGCTTGGGTTCTTCCTGGAAACATCTGGGAGGTGCTCTACTGAACTGTCCTAAAGAAGTGTCCAGACCTGACAGCCCACGCTGTCCCTTCACTGTGAAAACCAGTTAAAACTAGGTGACCAGAGCAGGTGATAAGACAAAGGACACAGGACACTGGGCTTATGTCTTCAGAAAACCCAAGCAGCCTACTAGATACTTTGGATTTTTGGGGTTCTATCCGATATTCACTTTTAGACGAAAGCTCTGGTGAGAAGCTGAGGCAATGGAAGGCACCCAGCTGCTTGGTGCCAACAAACGGCCACCAGTCAAGGCTTCGTAGGCGCTGACATCATGCCTCCCCCCCCCACGGCTACACAGTATCTGGTTTTGAACCATCAAATGGAGTCCCAGCAGGGAAGCAGTTTCCACTTGCCGGTAAGACCAAGTCCAGGTTAGCCCACGAGGGTCAGGACTGGGGAATCTGAAGGGCAAGTTCGGATCCGTGTGTATCCAGGGGTCAGAGGCTCTGGATTCCTCAAGGGGCTGTAGGCAGAGTGTCTTGGGAGACGGTGGGACAGCGTGTCCTGGGAAGTCGGGGCACTGGATGGCAGGGAGCCAGGCTGTGTGGCATGTCGGTATCTTCCCTCTGGCCAAAGGCCTCCCCACACCCCTCACAGGCCCACTCCCTCGCAGGGCCACCTTGCAGGGacccttccctgtccccagacACACCGGCTTTCTCTGTCATCCTCTAGGAGCTGCAGCTTGTAGTAGGAGTTGGTCCCCTTCACGATGTCCACCAGGCCAAGGGTGGCACTGAAcaccttccctcctttctccaagACGTGTGCAGAATGTTCCAGACCTGTTGCAGAGGCAGGCGCCTGGTTTTCTCTCTTAAAGGGCGCTGATAAGCTTGGGGAGAAGGGGGTCTGCAGGCGGGGACTCACACCTGCCTGGACACTCCTTGTGGGAGGCTCCCCACAAGGCCCAGGCGTCCTCAGGCCCAGGGGAGCCCAAGGAGGCAGGGGTGCGCAGGTGTGGTCCGGAAGCCCCCCGTCTCCTGACCACCTGCCCGCTCGCGCTCCTGTGTGCTCACCAGAGTCCGGATCCACAGCGGCTCCACCTTTAAGAGTTAATTTCATTCTCTTCTCAGATTTGTTGATGCCttggaaaagaacaagaaaggaaaacgagtaaaacaaaaccagaaagtcggggtgggggggcagggtgaGGGGGTAGTGTGCCAACGGGTCTAGGCAGCCTCAGCCAGAGCGTCCCGGGACCCCGGGCAGCCTGGGGCCTCACCTTCCTCCTTGATGGGGCCCTTGCTCTTCTTAGAGAGCGCAGACCCTGACTTTGCTCTTGGGGCTGCAGGCTCTGCTGGCTCGGTCTTCACCTCAGCGCCCCAGGGGGCCAGGAGGTGGGCTGAGAGCAAGTCTGGAAGGCTCCTGGCGGAACTGGACACATCGTGGAGGAAGTCCTCAGACACCACGCGGATGCTGGCCTCGCGCACCTCTTCCATCTTCTTGCTCATCTTCTCCACCTCCTCTGCTCAGACCGGGGAAGAACAGCTGGAGCGTCAGTGCGAAGCGCAATCACAGCCCCACCGACCAAGCCCCCTCCTCGTCACCCAGTGCCGGCGGGGCCACATGGTGCGGGCAGATGCGCCCCAAGAGACGGTCCAGCGGCGGGAGCAGGAAGGGAGCCCATGTCCCCCTGCCAGACTCTGCTGTGTCCCACGCGCACGACTCATGTGCTTCCCCCCACCTGGCAGGAGGCCTCTCGGAACTGCCGATGCTGACGTGCAGAAGCATTCTAGTTTGACGGGGTCCTGTTGGTCTGGCTCTGCTCTTAGTGCCAGAGTCGGAAATCACCAAAACCAAGGTCTAGGGGGTCGCTGTCTGTCTCCTCTGAGTTCTATGGCTCCAGGTCTCCCATCCAAGTGTTCGATCCAACCTGTGTGGATCTCTGTTGGTGGGGCCAGGCAGAGACCCAGCTCTCCCCATCATGAACCTCGGCTCCTCTGTAGCAGATGAACTAACCATGTACACCGAGGCTCGCTTCCCGGCTCTCCAGGCCGTTCTGCTGGTCTGTGCATGTTCTGATGTCAGTTTGTCTCGTTCTGGTCACTAGAGCTTATGACACAGTGTGCTGTCAGGGATCGCGAGGCCTCCTGCCCTGTCCTCAGAAAGGCTCTGGCTATCTGCAGGAGCTGTCTGCTCCAGGTCTGACAGCAGCGCCAGGCTTTCACGGGGATGGCTTGAGTCTATGCAGAGCATACCTCGTGACCCTGACTTCTGGCTCCCAACTTGGTGAATTACTTACCTCCGATTCTGCAAGTTTCTTCCCTGGACACTTTATCTCGTGCAGTCATTTGGCATATATTCCAGTTTCTTTGTTCTGCCTCACTCTATGGGTTTCTATCCGTCGCCAAAGCAAGTTCCTGTCTGGGTCCTGAAGGACCACCTTCGTGTAGGAAGGAGTCTTTCTCCGGCCCTGCAACCCCTGAGCTTGTCACACCCCACCCCAGGGCTGCGGAGGGGCCAAGACCATCAGTGTCTCCGAGGGCAGTTCAGGCTGGCTGAGAACATCAGTCAGCAGCCTTCCACTGGGCACAGAAGGCACGCACACACAAGACATGGCAGCTTTGCACATATAGGTGCTGGCTTTCCCCCATAAACGACCGAACAATGCTGTGACCAAAGACACCCATCTGGGAGTGCCCTGCTGGTGTCACACCACACTCAGCgtgtcccctcccttccctcaacTTCACTGTCATCCCAGGAGGCACGATGCGGCACTGCTTTACACACCAGATTCAACTCACTTTTGGTACTGATGCACAGGGAGGCCTTGTTGGCTGTGCCCGTCAATTTCCCACCGAGTTTCTCGATCATGGCCTTCACCTCATCCTTGTTCCGTGAGAGTTTCCCAAGAGTCAGGATCTTCATGTTGGACAACGGCTTATCTGGGACGAGAGAATAGTCATCAGGCCATGAGGTCTCAGGAACACCTCAGCTCCCCTCTGACCAGCATACCGGAGGCAAAAGTCTATGAAGACAGAGGCCCAGGTCTAGTGGGAAAGCAGAGGACAGGACCCACAGCACGCGGAGAGACTGTCCCATCCCTTGGCATACAGAGGACCAGGCCAGGGGAGAAGCCCCATGATGACACTGCACCATAAATGGGCCAGCCTGGCCAGTGGGGGTTCCTGGCCCTGCCCCACAGGCAGAGCAGGACAGCCACTGTGGGGACCGCGGGGCTGACAGTGGGatgggaacaggagagggaatCACATGAGCTcccaattattttattcttttcccaacTCCAATCTAAAAATAAGCTGCAATTTCTCATATGGTATTTATTAATTAACCCCATCCAACAAACGCATCTCCTCAAGGGCAAAGCTTCAGTAGGCAGGACACTGAGCAGGCGATGGATTCCAGGCACAAAGGAGGACCTGGCACTTGAGGCCCACACGGCCCCTAGACCAGGAAGGCCCACGACAGAGCTGTGTCAATCTGCAGTCCTAAACGAAGAGTCCTACACGCACTCCTAGACCAGAACCTGGAGGGGGATGTCCCTCGAGCCCTCCCTGTGAGGCCAAGTCAGCGCTGACCCCACACCAGCAGCAGCTAGACTCAGAAAGACCACACgtacacgtgtgcatgtgtgggtgtgcactcgtgcgcgcacacacacttCCCCAGGAAGAGGCAGGTTACCAACAGGCTCATGTTTAGGCTGACTCTTGTCCTCCACCCACCAAACTGTGGCCATCCTCAGACTCCGCCACATGTCTCGGAGTGAACAAAGGCACTCTCCAGCAGACGGAAAACCCCAAACTGGTCTCACTCCGTGTGCTGGTGTGTTCGCACTCACACCGATCAGCCCTGCTCTGTGGGCCTGGTACATGGCAGGGCTATGTGCCCCAGAGCcctgagcctcacatcaggctcggAATGACTGACATGGGGTCGGGGTGCCAGGAGGCAGGGAAGCAAGGTCTATCGTGCGGGCAGGACAACACTCAAAACGTCGTTTCGGATCAGGCCCACTGGCCCTTAAGAGGCCACCTCCCAAGCACCTTCCACCTGCGAAGGGGAGCAGGATTGACACAGAGGGAGACCCTCCCCTACTCTGGTCAGGGTCCCCCTGCCCACGGCCAGCCCCAAGCTGTACCTGGCGGAGCGGAGCTGTTCACACCAGCAGGCGCCGAGGCTGTGGAGGGCGGGGCCGCCACCACCGGGGCACTGGTCTCAGGGGGAAATATTCGGTCCTGCTTTTTGATCTTCAATTTTTTGAGGTAAGAAATTTCTCGGAATTCCTGAAGAATTGAACTTTCAGTTAAGAAACcacttcttggggtgcctgggtggctcagtgggttaagcctctgccttcggctcaggtcatgatcccagggtcccaggatcgagccccacaggctcagtggggagcctgctccctctctctctgcctacttgtgatggctgtctctgtcaaataaaatcttaaaaacgaaacaaaaaaaagaaaccacttcTCCCTAGAAATAACCCCTCACCAGAGCAAAGAGGATCTGGCTCGTCTGCTTCTCATGATACGGGATGACGTGCATGGCTGGGGTGTCAGGGGGGCTGAGTTGGtcaagcgtccagctcttggtctgagctcaggtcatgacctcggggtcgtGGGACAAGCACCgcctggggctccacactcagcagggagtctgcttgggactctccatctgcccctccccctgctctctaaaataaatacatcttaaactGATGTGAGGCATCAGCATTCAAGTACATGGCACTGCAAACAGCGTGTTTCCAGCGGTTCCAAGTTTATAGTAACACTGGCACGCATGGGCGGTGAGCAGGGTTTTCCCTGAAGACAAACCAACGACGCTCAAACTCAGCGGACAGTATGGCCAGGGTCCCTTCCGGGTCACGCACGGGACCTACATGGTACTGCAGTTGTGGGGACTCAGACAAGCCCAGAAAGTGGGATGGCAGTGTTTATCTGCTCAGACCCCAGAACCCACCCGGCTCCTGCTTACCTTTGGGGTCACCCAGTCCTTCCGGCTGGGGGTCTGGGTCTTGACCATGCACTTGGTCCAGGCGGTGACGTCACCCGTACAGTAGTAGGCATCGCTCTTGAAGACCAGCTGGCCCGAGCACTCCTCGCAGGGAAGGAGGGCACCGAACACCATGCCATCTGCCACACGGTCCAAgatctgaagcccagagaggagaaGCTGCAGGACGGCCACTCCCCAGCGTGGGCAGACAAGCACTCGAGGTGAGAGGAGAGGGCTCATCCTGACATGGACTCCCTGGGACCACTGGGCTACCCACGAGCTCGGGCTGCTGTACTTCCAGAGACCTCCTGTCCAAACGAAGTACCACATCCCCGTTCCTCGGTGATGTAGAACGAAGGGGGATCCAGAGCACCCCTGCTCCTGCGTGAGGAGCCATACCAGCTGGGGAAACCGGTGGGGTGCTAGCAGTCCTCCCCTCATGAGGGTGGCTCCACGCCCTCCAGACCTTGCAGTTCCTGAGTGTCTGAGCCTTAACATGTATGGCATGAACACACCAGGCAAATACACAGCCCACCCTAGTCTCCCCCAAATCCTAAACCTGGGGTTGATGTATGGGGAGGTTGTCCTGTCTTGGACGTGGCCACCATGCCACAGAACTGCGGCCTTTCCACTCTTCCCAATTGCGACCAGCAGGCATCCCACTGGAGGTACAGCGCCAGCACTCAGGGACCTGGCCGCCTCCCGTGTCTCCCACATGTCCCATAATGCAAAGGCAGCTCACCGCTGACTCCCCAGAGGGCACTTGCTGCTTGTTGAAGATAAGCAGCTCCTTCAGGTCGTTTGTCGAACACGCTTTCTTTAGCTCGTCCTTGATGCTCCAGATCAGCTCGTTCTGGGCCTGCAGACAGAGCCAGGCAGCTGACAGACCAGCTCTGTCCAGAGACCCCACCAGAGGGGGCTCCCCCGTCTTGCTCAGTCTCCATGGGGGTCCTTGTACGTCAGCTGGCTATACCTCCAAGCTGGTCTCCTCCACAGGGACGTGGCCCAGCCACGCTCTGGGGCATCCTGGTTCCACCCGAAGCACGCTGTCCCTGGGACCACCCCTCACAGACAGGCCCCCTGGTGCATGGGCCCACTGGCCCCAATACCTGCACCCAAGGACACCAGGCATGGCCATTCTCCAACCCAAACATGGGTGGGGACAATACCCAAGCACCCCCACCCACCTCAACTACGTATCCCACTCAGCACTGCACGGAAGCACATCTGTGCTTCTCAGGACACGGAGTTCTCCATCCCGGGAGCCATACACGTGGTGCCTCCTCGTGGAAGCTTTGAGCATACCCACCTCACCAACACCGTGCCCAGGCCGGCAGCAGCCTCCCCATCAGAGTGCGAGCAGGGCGGGCCTCCTCCCTGCTAGGCTTCCCCCCCGCTGCAGACTGCACCCCTGCAAACCAGATGTAAAAATGCCAGCCCCGTCGACCCCGCGAAGTCACTCTCCATTCCAAGAGTGGATTTTAATGGggcctttttatctttttaaagatttttaagtttttatttatttatttgacatacagagagagatcacaggtaggcaaagaaagagggagaagcaggctccctgctgagcagaaaacccgatgtgggacttgatcccaggatcctaagatcatggcctaggccgaaagcagaggctttaacccactgagccacgcaggcgccccctaatgtggcctttttaaaagactttttcagTCATCTCTGCCCCCAAAATGGGGCTGAagctcaggaacctgagatctaGAGCTGCGTGCTCTCCCAACGGGCCAGCCAGGACCCTGGAGCGAGGAAGATTTTAACGAGACCAGCGAAGCGACAGCACGGCACACTTGTTCCCAGCTTCGCGAACCTGCCCTGCACCCACCTGTGTTGTGCTGCCAGTCACAGGGTGGGGGGGTATGGGCCGAGTCCTGTGGTACAAGTTCCAACAGGAGCAGTGGAATACCATCACCTGCTCAGCCAAGGCCAGGCTGGCGaggcctgggggggtgggggtgggggtggggaacatcTGCATTTCTTACATTCCTTTCATCTGGAGAACACCACAGGCGGTGAGCAAATGCAAAGTTAACAGCAGCCACAGCCTTACTATAGCCAGATTCGCAAACGGGTCCGCTGAGGGACAATCACACCAAACCCAGGGTTCTCACCAAGCAGCTCCAACCAGGTCAGAAACTGATCCTGATTTTTGTGCCACGGCAAAACCCGGATCCTCTCAGGGAAGCGCCACGCAGGCAGAGAGCACGTTCCCACGACAAGACCGATGCCAGTTCTCTGCAGCTTCCCAGTGCCCTTACAGACTCCACAGCCACAGACGCTGTGCACCAATGTGTGCGTCAGCACCGAACACCCAGCATTTCCTGACTCATCAACTTTACTGATTCCACGCCTGCATCATCAACACGGTGCTGAATATCCGTGACTACTGACTCGGTCCACGGTTCTGTCTGCTTTCACCACATGCCTTCCATCGCTTCTGCAGACAAGAGCTCTCCACGAAAGAACTAGGAAACAGCCCCGTCTCTTCCAATCCCCTGTGCGTCCCCAGCAAGTCCGGCACTCCACTGAAGAACTACGgaatgggggagcctgggtggcccagttggttaagcaactgccttcggctcaggtcatgatcctggagtcccaggatcgagtcccgcatctggatCCCGCCTCtaccaggagtctgcttctccctctgatcttctcccctctcatgctctctcactgtctctcaaataaataaataaataaacaaaatcttaagaaagaaaaaaaaagaaccaaggaaTATCCCTGACTCTTTCAGTCCCCTATGCGTGCCTGAACTTAACACTGTGTGCGGTGCGTGCTAGCGGCCCTCCAGGTCAGGATGCACGCTGCCGAGAGGCTGGGGACCAGCTGGTCCAGCCCCCGGAGCCCAAGAGCAGCTCTCCTTGAAGCACCAAGGCCTTCTCTGGGTGTGGAGGGAAAGCGTGCTATCTCACCCCTGCTCCCAATTTGGGAATTCTTGGAGGTCTCATCGCGTGGGATGCACATGCACCCTGGAACTTTCCTCCCAGGAAGACGGCAGAGAATTGAGGCAACAATGAGCAGACACACAGCTCAAAGCTCACCTTGAGGGCCCTCTCAAGCCTACTAtccctgtccttttcttttttagatttcttcttgGCCACTTCATCCATCCCGTCTACCTCGTcgccttttctctttctgaaagagACATGGGAGAAAAAGAACCATCAGAACCCTGGAACCAGCAACTCAGGGGACGCAGGAACTTCCTGTCCTGTAATTCCTGTCTGCCAGGCTCCGCATGCACATCTCGCTCTACTCCCCAGAGCTCAGGGTCTGCCGGGGCAGTATTGGTGACAGGCCCCAAGTACATCACAGTTTACTTTGCTTCCGAGGGGTGGCCCCAGGGCCTTGGAAAAAGCCTGCACCTGACGTCAAATCTCCCCATGTATCTCTTGACAGAAATGAACAGCTGGAAGGTTCTGGCAGGGACTGTGACAGGTTAAGCCCATAGCCGAGGGGCAGGGATTGTAGAAGGATGAACCACTCGTGCCAGGGTTGAGCCTTTCAAGCTAAACCACAGGGCTGCTCCTGCGGCAGTTATCCAAGGCTGGACTACACTGTCATCCCCCCCAGCCACAGGAGCAGGTCCCTGCACACCTGGCTCAGCTCTCACCTGAccggggtcgggggtggggtgggggctgtgcagggcaggaaggagggtcCTCAGAAGTCATGGTGGTTAAGGGTCTGCTGCAGCTGCCACAGACCCGGCTTCAAACCCCTGCACTTTCCCTCACGCATGAACGGAGAACCCATGTGCCTTCCAGAGAGTGACTTGACCCCCGTCAAGCACCCAGCACAATGCTTGCCGCTTTGTTACTGCCTCGTTGATGCTGGCTGTTGCCATGGCACACGGGGGAGCTTAGGGCTCCCTGCACACACAGCATGGGCTGGCCTGACCTTAATCCATGAGCCcgattttccagttttcctgtcTCCTCCATAGCTGCATATGCTGTGCACGAGCTTGTGTGTGATAAAGCCAGGTGGCGCCTGACAGTAGCCTGATGATGGGAAGGTGAGGATCACCCCAATCCCAACACTGTTCACAGCTGGGCATGGCCCTGCCACCCTTCCCCTGCTGTGCCCATGACCCCAAGTGACTCTAGACTGGGGCCCAGAGACCAGCAGAGGGGACAGGAAAGAACAAGCGCCTGCCGACTCCACTATGGCTCCTACTGGGCTTCCCGTCCTCAATGTTGGCGCCATAGGAACCCCATACCATTCTGACACAGCACCAGGGGCTTCTCATCCACAGCTCCCCTCCTCCCGCCACGATCCTCCTAGCAACAGCAGAGACCCAGAAATGCTGGATGCCGCAGGGACAGGAAAGCAAATCATGCAAAGGTCCCAGGAAATGTAGTGCTTGGCCCGGGCACGGGGAATACTCAGGGCCGGGGGTGCTGGCAGTGGCAGCTAGCTGGTCCCGCCTGTCGGTGGAtcagaaggggaagagggaacaGATGGGCGGGAGCTACCGGAGTTACAGGACCGTGCGCCCAGGAGGGGCACAGGGCAGCCATCACCATCCCTCACTGTGCATCCCCAGCTCACTGAAGGTCAGCAAAGAGAGATGCCAGAATAGCCTGGAATCTGCAGGGTCTCCCTGGGAGCCCTACCCCCATGACCCCCCACCTACCCTTCACTCTTGACTCCTGGGAGCTGCTTCTTCAGGGTTTCCTTATCCTCCACTGCCAGGAGGTTGAAGCCCTTGAGCTGGCTAGCGCTGTACTCGGGCCGGAAGCCCAGCTCCTCCCTATTTCTCACAAAGCAGTCTGGGTGGTACCAGCGGTCGATCATGCCCAGCTGGGGCTTCTCTGGGTCCAGCATCTTCTTGGATAGGCGGATCTGGCCCTGCAGGAAGAACCACATGTGGTACCAAGAAGATGACAAGAGTGACGGTGACATCAGGGACTTGGGGAAACAAAGGTTAGCTGGTACCCCAGCCAAGGGGCCTCGGGTCCACACCAAAGGCACTAGAAGGGCCGCTGGCAGCCTCGGACTGCTTTCTGCTGCCAAGGACTATGTGCCAGCCAAAGCCTCAGCGCCCCCGTTTTAAATGAGGTCaactccacccacccacccaggcaCGTGAGGACGCGCAACCTCTTCCCTGAGAACATTCTGCCAGCCCGGAGCTGATGTAAGCAGAGCTTGCCT
This window contains:
- the PARP1 gene encoding poly [ADP-ribose] polymerase 1, with product MAESSDKLYRVEYAKSGRASCKKCSESIPKDSLRMAIMVQSPMFDGKVPHWYHFSCFWKVGHSIRQPDVEVDGFSELRWDDQQKVKKTAEAGGVTGKGQDGGGGKTDKTLADFAAEYAKSNRSTCKGCMEKIEKGQIRLSKKMLDPEKPQLGMIDRWYHPDCFVRNREELGFRPEYSASQLKGFNLLAVEDKETLKKQLPGVKSEGKRKGDEVDGMDEVAKKKSKKEKDRDSRLERALKAQNELIWSIKDELKKACSTNDLKELLIFNKQQVPSGESAILDRVADGMVFGALLPCEECSGQLVFKSDAYYCTGDVTAWTKCMVKTQTPSRKDWVTPKEFREISYLKKLKIKKQDRIFPPETSAPVVAAPPSTASAPAGVNSSAPPDKPLSNMKILTLGKLSRNKDEVKAMIEKLGGKLTGTANKASLCISTKKEVEKMSKKMEEVREASIRVVSEDFLHDVSSSARSLPDLLSAHLLAPWGAEVKTEPAEPAAPRAKSGSALSKKSKGPIKEEGINKSEKRMKLTLKGGAAVDPDSGLEHSAHVLEKGGKVFSATLGLVDIVKGTNSYYKLQLLEDDRESRYWIFRSWGRVGTVIGSNKLEQVPSKEDAIEHFMKLYEEKTGNAWHSKNFTKYPKKFYPLEIDYGQDEDAVKKLTVNPGTKSKLPKPVQELIKMIFDVESMKKAMVEYEIDLQKMPLGKLSKRQIQAAYSILSEVQQAVSQGSSDSQILDLSNRFYTLIPHDFGMKKPPLLNNADCVQAKVEMLDNLLDIEVAYSLLRGGSDDGSKDPIDVNYEKLKTDIKVVDRDSEEAETIRKYVKNTHATTHNAYDLEVVDIFRIEREGESQRYKPFRQLHNRRLLWHGSRATNFAGILSQGLRIAPPEAPVTGYMFGKGIYFADMVSKSANYCHASQADPVGLILLGEVALGNMYELKHASHISKLPKGKHSVKGLGKTTPDPSASITMDGVEVPLGTGVSSGVNDTCLLYNEYIVYDVAQVNLKYLLKLRFNFKTSLW